The Pseudofrankia inefficax genome window below encodes:
- a CDS encoding diacylglycerol/lipid kinase family protein, with amino-acid sequence MAVVAVSVATTAGWTALVGRGLGRATAAAVAVAALGGLLAFAGAVGVLSTLVTVGLLAASQGGARAAFGRHRPKGAIVRPARHGVLLLNPRSGGGAAEQHDLVNEAAARGVRVVVLTPDADLRALAEEAADDGADVIGMAGGDGSLGLVADVVRRRGLAFVCVPAGTRNHFALDLGLDRADVAGALDGFEAAIERHIDLGQVGERVFVNNVSLGAYAEIIQADSYRDAKVGTAAAKLPELLGPDHAPSDLRFLGPDGRVQSNADVLLVSNNSYHLHSLGGLGIRSRLDRGRLGLVALSVGGARDLAALLALEPVGAIDRFRGLQRWESPTFRVDSAQPVSIGVDGEALSLAPPLLFRSLPGALRVRVPLHAPGVRVLRPGVRGTVRGLIRVAAGKQGA; translated from the coding sequence GTGGCGGTCGTCGCCGTGTCCGTGGCGACGACAGCGGGCTGGACGGCGCTCGTCGGACGGGGGCTCGGGCGGGCCACGGCCGCTGCCGTGGCCGTCGCGGCCCTCGGTGGACTGCTCGCCTTCGCCGGCGCGGTCGGCGTCCTGAGCACACTGGTCACGGTGGGGCTGCTGGCCGCGTCGCAGGGCGGTGCGCGTGCCGCCTTCGGCCGTCACCGGCCGAAAGGGGCCATCGTCCGACCGGCCCGCCACGGCGTCCTGCTGCTGAACCCCCGGTCCGGCGGGGGCGCGGCGGAACAGCATGACCTCGTCAATGAGGCGGCCGCGCGCGGCGTCAGGGTCGTCGTTCTCACTCCCGACGCCGACCTGCGCGCGCTGGCCGAGGAAGCGGCCGACGACGGGGCCGATGTCATCGGCATGGCCGGTGGTGACGGGTCGCTGGGTCTCGTCGCCGACGTGGTCCGGCGGCGCGGCCTGGCCTTCGTCTGCGTTCCGGCCGGCACGCGCAACCACTTCGCTCTCGATCTGGGCCTTGACCGGGCCGACGTCGCCGGAGCACTGGACGGGTTCGAGGCGGCGATCGAACGGCACATCGACCTCGGCCAGGTCGGAGAGCGGGTCTTCGTCAACAACGTCTCGCTCGGGGCGTACGCGGAGATCATCCAGGCCGACAGTTACCGGGACGCCAAGGTGGGTACGGCGGCGGCCAAGCTGCCCGAGCTCCTCGGCCCTGATCACGCCCCGTCGGACCTGCGGTTCCTCGGCCCGGACGGTCGCGTCCAGTCGAACGCGGACGTCCTGCTGGTCTCGAACAACTCCTACCACCTGCACAGCCTCGGTGGCCTCGGCATCCGCTCCCGGCTCGACAGGGGTCGACTTGGTCTCGTGGCCCTGAGCGTCGGCGGTGCCCGTGACCTCGCCGCCCTCCTCGCGCTTGAGCCGGTAGGTGCCATCGATCGGTTCCGAGGCCTTCAGCGCTGGGAAAGCCCGACGTTTCGGGTCGATTCCGCCCAGCCGGTCAGCATCGGGGTGGACGGCGAGGCGCTCAGCCTCGCGCCGCCGCTGCTGTTCCGTTCCCTTCCCGGCGCGCTGCGGGTGCGAGTACCGCTGCACGCGCCCGGAGTGCGGGTGCTCCGGCCGGGAGTACGGGGCACGGTCCGCGGGCTGATCCGCGTCGCCGCCGGAAAGCAGGGCGCGTAG
- a CDS encoding nuclear transport factor 2 family protein, which produces MTLSEQDRTDIHDLINLHGHLTDAGRLDQAGELFTEDVIYDVEDLDYGSLHGPAAIREAALAAGDANPVGHHVTNIVITPTGDHSARVQSKGIGITAGGTAGSVVYDDIVTRQPDGWKISHRKVTARRTALGGQDRGPRQVLELLRQAAVSQSVEEMSGLYALDAVHEFPFTAPGVPSRIEGRDAIVSWIAGGWKANPLKYERYRSLAVHDTSDPATIVAEQEAVGTSTATGEFTLPNIIVLTVHNGKIAHLRDYVNVLAARTALGQAR; this is translated from the coding sequence ATGACGCTGTCGGAACAGGACCGAACCGACATCCACGACCTGATCAACCTGCACGGCCACCTCACCGACGCCGGCCGGCTGGACCAGGCCGGTGAGCTGTTCACGGAGGACGTCATCTACGACGTGGAGGACCTTGACTACGGCTCGCTCCATGGGCCCGCGGCCATCCGCGAGGCCGCGCTCGCGGCGGGCGACGCCAACCCGGTCGGCCACCACGTCACCAACATCGTGATCACCCCGACGGGCGACCACTCGGCACGGGTCCAGTCCAAGGGCATCGGCATCACGGCGGGCGGCACGGCCGGAAGCGTCGTCTACGACGACATCGTCACCCGCCAGCCCGACGGCTGGAAGATCAGCCACCGCAAGGTGACCGCCAGGCGCACGGCTCTCGGTGGGCAGGACCGCGGCCCGCGCCAGGTTCTGGAGCTTCTACGCCAAGCCGCCGTCAGCCAGTCTGTCGAGGAGATGAGCGGCCTGTACGCCCTCGACGCCGTCCATGAGTTTCCGTTCACGGCGCCCGGCGTACCATCGCGCATCGAGGGCCGGGACGCGATCGTGAGCTGGATCGCCGGCGGATGGAAGGCCAACCCGCTGAAGTACGAGCGCTATCGCAGCCTCGCCGTCCACGACACCAGCGACCCGGCGACGATCGTCGCCGAGCAGGAAGCCGTCGGGACCAGCACAGCCACCGGCGAGTTCACCCTCCCCAACATCATCGTGCTCACCGTCCACAACGGGAAGATCGCCCACCTGCGCGACTACGTGAACGTCCTGGCGGCGAGGACCGCCCTGGGACAGGCCCGGTAG
- a CDS encoding TetR/AcrR family transcriptional regulator, producing MTLAGDDSRSRAGRPRRADAQRNYEQLVEQARRAFAEFGVDASLDEIARRAGVASGTLYRHFPTRLDLVEAVLAEQIAELLALGRGLLSAEDELDALSTWLRATLLHALTYRGLSAAVMNSALDREHALVATWHAQLFEVGGELLARARRRGVVVADADAADLMKLIGAIAWAAQDSPDSSAQADRLLALLLNGLRARR from the coding sequence ATGACGCTGGCAGGCGACGACTCGCGGTCACGGGCTGGGCGTCCGAGGCGCGCGGACGCCCAGCGCAACTACGAGCAGCTGGTCGAGCAGGCGCGGCGCGCGTTCGCCGAGTTCGGTGTGGACGCCTCCCTGGACGAGATCGCCCGCCGTGCCGGGGTGGCCAGCGGAACGCTCTACCGGCATTTCCCGACCCGACTGGACCTGGTCGAGGCTGTGCTCGCTGAGCAGATAGCCGAGCTGCTCGCCCTCGGCCGGGGGCTGCTGAGCGCCGAGGACGAGCTTGATGCGCTGTCCACCTGGCTGCGGGCCACGCTCCTGCACGCCCTGACCTACCGGGGACTCTCGGCCGCGGTGATGAACTCGGCGCTCGACCGCGAGCACGCCCTGGTCGCGACCTGGCACGCGCAGCTGTTCGAGGTCGGGGGCGAGCTGCTCGCGCGAGCGCGGCGCCGCGGCGTGGTCGTCGCCGACGCGGACGCCGCCGACCTGATGAAGCTGATAGGCGCCATCGCCTGGGCCGCCCAGGACAGCCCCGACAGCTCAGCCCAGGCCGATCGCCTGCTCGCCCTGCTTCTGAACGGACTCCGAGCCCGACGATGA
- a CDS encoding MarR family winged helix-turn-helix transcriptional regulator, whose protein sequence is MSQGGPGIELDTSLGYMLKAAASALHSAMEAVLRPLGMTITHYACLELLAQRPGLSNSELARGTFVTRQSMNVLLQALERQGLVVRPEQAPVGRVLPTELTDRGRRQLKVASAAVRRVEQDMLANLDTGEQAQMRRLLTTCIASLTEPPSSAP, encoded by the coding sequence ATGAGTCAAGGTGGGCCGGGAATCGAGCTGGACACCTCGCTGGGGTACATGCTGAAGGCGGCCGCGAGCGCCCTGCACTCCGCGATGGAGGCCGTCCTGCGGCCGCTCGGCATGACGATCACCCACTACGCCTGCCTGGAGCTGCTCGCCCAGCGGCCGGGCCTGTCGAACTCCGAGCTTGCCCGCGGAACGTTCGTCACTCGGCAGTCGATGAACGTGCTCCTGCAGGCCCTCGAACGCCAGGGACTCGTCGTCCGCCCAGAACAGGCACCCGTCGGAAGGGTTCTGCCGACCGAGCTGACCGACCGCGGGCGCCGCCAGCTCAAGGTGGCCAGCGCCGCGGTTCGCCGCGTCGAGCAGGACATGCTGGCCAATCTGGACACCGGTGAGCAAGCGCAGATGCGGCGCCTGCTCACCACCTGCATTGCCTCACTGACCGAACCGCCCTCATCGGCGCCGTAA
- a CDS encoding VOC family protein, with amino-acid sequence MAVTGPDFVSLQVRDLERSAAFYERYLGLKRSAAAPPHAVVFETKPIAFAVRDVVAGVDLDAVARPGLGMALWLHAPDAQDIHDALAAAGATIVSAPVDGPFGRTFTFADPDGYQVTLHDRG; translated from the coding sequence GTGGCCGTCACGGGACCCGACTTCGTTTCACTGCAGGTGCGCGACCTGGAGCGTTCCGCCGCTTTCTACGAGCGGTACCTGGGGCTGAAGCGCTCCGCCGCGGCACCGCCGCACGCCGTCGTGTTCGAGACCAAGCCGATCGCGTTCGCCGTCCGCGACGTCGTCGCGGGCGTCGACCTGGACGCGGTCGCGCGGCCGGGCCTGGGAATGGCGCTGTGGCTGCACGCCCCCGACGCGCAGGACATCCACGACGCCCTCGCCGCCGCCGGCGCGACGATCGTCTCAGCGCCCGTCGACGGGCCGTTCGGCCGCACTTTCACGTTCGCCGACCCGGACGGCTACCAGGTGACCCTCCACGACCGCGGCTGA
- a CDS encoding DinB family protein: protein MTGKRAGTLLEVMNPIERFTLSRAWEDLTDDEFSWEPFTTTWSIRRQGQCSTRNPFGAGEWVADFEIPEPVPVPMTTIAWLYWHIGSLPDRLCAIDFLGGSHTMASGWTSPYLSHHPIFTSAAEAVTALRDGWQRLREAIERADDDQLEVTTAGYTYAPEPPRGGVCVAGPPGPAHPATHFIAGALNEVGHHGTQIGALRDLHAWRQTDRH, encoded by the coding sequence ATGACCGGGAAAAGAGCCGGCACGCTGCTCGAGGTGATGAACCCAATCGAGCGTTTCACCCTCTCTCGCGCCTGGGAGGACCTGACCGATGACGAGTTCTCCTGGGAGCCATTCACGACGACCTGGAGTATTCGCCGGCAGGGTCAGTGCTCGACCCGGAACCCGTTCGGAGCCGGAGAATGGGTAGCCGACTTCGAGATCCCTGAGCCAGTACCGGTCCCGATGACGACCATCGCCTGGCTGTATTGGCACATAGGATCACTGCCCGACCGTCTGTGCGCCATCGATTTCTTGGGCGGGTCGCACACGATGGCCAGCGGCTGGACGTCTCCGTACCTTTCCCATCATCCGATCTTCACCAGTGCTGCCGAGGCGGTCACCGCGTTGCGGGACGGCTGGCAAAGGCTCCGCGAGGCGATTGAGCGGGCGGATGACGACCAACTCGAAGTGACGACCGCTGGGTACACGTATGCCCCGGAGCCGCCAAGAGGCGGCGTGTGCGTTGCCGGCCCGCCGGGTCCCGCCCACCCGGCCACGCACTTCATCGCGGGGGCGCTCAACGAGGTAGGTCATCACGGTACTCAGATCGGCGCTCTGCGCGATCTTCACGCGTGGCGACAGACCGACCGCCACTGA
- a CDS encoding effector-associated domain EAD1-containing protein: MSAGLTSEQVEALAEVYADPLSARQVVTNAGVRVPDVPWGAQSSRVFWRAVADLLKQGVAAAGAERLLAEAAEQFPENPVFAAAGPAREALFAGDAAGPGSGPLGRSAYVEQVRQIAPPRLVGREGELARLAEFCTAPDDSNGRRYLWWRAAAWTGKSALMSSFVLAPPPGVRVVSFFITARYAGNSDRAAFVEIVTEQLADIVGESVPPFQDPGRAERLWFKFFAEAAAHCKARGQRLVLVVDGLDEDRGVTGPGARSIAGLLPANPPDGARVVVAGRPNPPLPDDVPAGHPLSDRNIVQVLERSDFATTIRADMRSDLERLRTGGPLERDLLGLVTAAGGGLSGRDLEELAGDLDATEWDIERLLSTVSGRSFSSRAARWNSAGGSRVYLLGHEELAQESVRAYGSKRLAAYREKLHTWAHGYWQQKWPRHTPEYLLRGYYRLLLDTGELARAVDCATDQTRHDRMLDLTGGDTAALAEITDAQNSILTQPSPDLRLMARLAVHRQRIAARNSNIPTRLPAVWARLGHTARAEQLARAITNPHFQDLALVEVAGALAQTGEDAHAERIARGITEPYAQAKALVEVAGALAQAGEPDRAEQVTRDITNPDIRAGALAGVAGALARAGEQARARQVAATAEQAALSTTHPYSQARALADVTGALVQAGEQAWAGQVAAAAEQVARDIAQPSIQALALTAAAGALARAGEPDRAEQVAYGIAELPYQAPALVEVVGALAQVGAHDHAEQVAHRIADPGAQARALAEAAGAFARAGAHDHAEQLAAAAEQIARDITHPHMHARALAGIAGALARAGEHGPAEQVAGLAEQAARDTTDLDSQAWALAEVAGALANAGEHTHAEQVAHSITDRSRQAESLADVAGGLAQAGEHGRAKQVAAAAEQIARDITDPDSQAWAFASVAVALARAGQHAHAEQIAADITDPGSRARALAEVAGALARIGEHARAEQLAAAAEQIARDITDPLHQAWTLAGLAGALARAGEHARAEQVATDITDPNSQAQAQALAEVAEALAQTGEHAQAEQLARDIVFPELQAQALADVAGALARAGEHSHAERLARDIADPQCQARALADVAGALAQAGNPQRAEHLLGEALSRGDWTRLPLAVISDVSPDVIRTIADAIISTREG; the protein is encoded by the coding sequence ATGAGTGCGGGGCTGACCAGCGAGCAGGTCGAGGCGCTCGCTGAGGTGTACGCCGATCCGCTGTCGGCGCGACAGGTGGTCACGAACGCCGGGGTTCGCGTGCCTGATGTGCCGTGGGGAGCGCAGAGTTCGCGGGTGTTCTGGAGGGCGGTCGCGGACCTGCTCAAGCAGGGCGTCGCGGCTGCCGGCGCGGAGCGGCTGCTGGCCGAAGCCGCCGAACAGTTTCCTGAGAACCCGGTCTTCGCCGCGGCGGGGCCAGCTCGTGAGGCGCTGTTCGCCGGAGATGCGGCTGGGCCGGGCTCGGGCCCGCTGGGCCGGTCGGCGTATGTGGAGCAGGTGCGGCAGATCGCGCCGCCGCGGCTGGTAGGCCGTGAGGGGGAACTGGCGCGGCTGGCCGAGTTCTGTACCGCCCCTGATGATTCCAATGGCCGGCGGTATCTGTGGTGGCGGGCGGCGGCGTGGACGGGTAAGTCGGCCTTGATGTCGTCGTTTGTGCTTGCTCCCCCGCCGGGGGTGCGGGTGGTGTCGTTCTTCATCACTGCCCGGTATGCGGGAAACAGTGACCGCGCGGCGTTTGTCGAGATCGTGACCGAGCAGCTCGCCGACATCGTCGGGGAGTCGGTGCCCCCGTTCCAGGATCCGGGTCGCGCGGAGCGGCTGTGGTTCAAGTTCTTCGCGGAGGCCGCGGCGCACTGCAAGGCTCGTGGGCAACGGCTGGTGCTGGTCGTTGACGGGCTCGACGAGGATCGGGGCGTGACGGGGCCGGGAGCACGCAGTATCGCCGGTCTGCTGCCGGCGAACCCGCCGGACGGAGCGCGGGTGGTGGTCGCGGGCCGACCGAACCCACCCCTCCCGGACGACGTGCCCGCCGGCCATCCGCTCAGTGACCGGAACATCGTTCAGGTGCTGGAGCGCTCTGACTTCGCCACGACGATCCGCGCGGATATGCGGTCCGATCTGGAACGGCTGCGGACCGGCGGCCCGTTGGAACGGGACCTGTTGGGGCTCGTGACCGCCGCCGGCGGCGGTCTCTCCGGCCGTGATCTCGAGGAACTCGCCGGCGATCTCGATGCCACTGAATGGGACATCGAACGGCTGCTGTCGACGGTCTCCGGTCGTAGCTTCTCCAGCCGAGCCGCGCGGTGGAACTCGGCGGGCGGGTCGAGGGTATACCTGCTCGGTCATGAGGAACTCGCCCAGGAGTCCGTCCGCGCCTACGGATCGAAAAGGCTGGCTGCCTACCGGGAGAAGCTCCACACCTGGGCGCACGGCTACTGGCAACAGAAGTGGCCGCGGCACACCCCGGAATACCTGCTGCGCGGCTACTACCGGCTGCTCCTCGACACCGGCGAGCTGGCCCGCGCCGTTGACTGCGCCACCGACCAGACACGACACGACCGGATGCTCGACCTCACCGGCGGCGACACCGCCGCCCTCGCCGAGATCACCGACGCCCAGAACAGCATCCTCACCCAGCCATCCCCAGACCTGCGGCTGATGGCCCGACTCGCCGTGCACCGCCAACGCATCGCGGCCCGCAACAGCAACATTCCCACCCGTCTCCCCGCTGTCTGGGCCCGACTCGGCCACACCGCCCGCGCCGAACAGCTCGCCCGCGCCATCACGAACCCGCACTTTCAGGACCTGGCGCTGGTCGAGGTGGCTGGAGCCCTCGCCCAGACCGGCGAAGATGCCCACGCCGAGCGGATCGCCCGCGGCATCACCGAGCCGTACGCGCAGGCCAAGGCGCTGGTCGAGGTAGCGGGGGCCCTTGCCCAGGCCGGCGAGCCTGACCGCGCCGAGCAGGTCACTCGCGACATCACCAACCCGGACATCCGGGCCGGTGCGCTGGCCGGTGTAGCTGGTGCCCTGGCTCGGGCCGGTGAGCAGGCCCGAGCCAGGCAGGTCGCCGCCACGGCCGAACAGGCCGCCCTCAGCACCACCCACCCCTATTCCCAGGCCCGGGCTCTGGCCGACGTGACCGGTGCCCTCGTCCAGGCCGGTGAGCAGGCCTGGGCCGGGCAGGTCGCCGCCGCTGCCGAACAGGTCGCCCGCGACATCGCCCAACCGTCCATACAGGCCTTGGCGCTGACGGCCGCGGCTGGTGCCCTCGCCCGGGCCGGTGAGCCTGACCGTGCCGAACAGGTTGCCTACGGCATTGCCGAGCTGCCCTACCAGGCCCCGGCGTTGGTCGAGGTGGTCGGAGCGCTTGCGCAGGTCGGTGCGCATGACCACGCCGAGCAGGTCGCCCACCGCATCGCCGACCCGGGCGCCCAGGCGCGGGCGCTGGCCGAGGCGGCGGGCGCGTTTGCCCGGGCCGGTGCGCATGACCACGCCGAGCAGCTCGCGGCCGCGGCCGAGCAGATCGCCCGCGACATCACCCACCCGCACATGCACGCGCGGGCACTGGCCGGGATCGCGGGCGCGCTTGCCCGGGCCGGTGAGCATGGCCCCGCCGAGCAGGTCGCCGGGCTAGCCGAGCAGGCCGCCCGCGACACCACCGACCTCGACTCCCAGGCCTGGGCGCTGGCCGAGGTGGCGGGCGCACTGGCGAACGCCGGTGAACACACCCATGCCGAACAGGTCGCCCACAGCATCACTGACCGGTCCCGCCAGGCCGAGTCGCTGGCGGACGTCGCGGGCGGGCTTGCCCAGGCAGGTGAGCATGGCCGCGCGAAGCAGGTCGCCGCCGCGGCCGAGCAGATCGCCCGCGACATCACCGACCCCGACTCCCAGGCCTGGGCGTTCGCCAGTGTGGCTGTCGCCCTTGCCCGGGCCGGGCAGCACGCCCATGCCGAGCAGATCGCCGCCGACATCACCGACCCGGGCTCCCGGGCGCGGGCGCTGGCCGAGGTGGCGGGTGCGCTCGCCCGGATCGGTGAGCATGCCCGCGCCGAGCAGCTCGCCGCCGCGGCCGAGCAGATCGCCCGCGACATCACCGACCCGCTTCACCAGGCGTGGACGCTGGCCGGGTTGGCGGGTGCGCTTGCCCGAGCCGGTGAGCACGCCCGCGCCGAGCAGGTCGCCACCGACATCACGGACCCGAACTCCCAGGCACAGGCGCAGGCGCTGGCCGAGGTGGCGGAGGCCCTCGCCCAGACGGGTGAGCATGCCCAGGCCGAGCAACTCGCCCGCGACATCGTCTTTCCGGAACTCCAGGCGCAGGCGCTGGCCGATGTGGCGGGAGCGCTCGCCCGGGCCGGTGAGCACTCGCACGCCGAGCGACTCGCCCGCGACATCGCCGACCCCCAGTGCCAGGCCCGGGCGTTGGCCGATGTGGCGGGAGCCCTCGCGCAGGCCGGCAACCCTCAGCGGGCTGAACATCTTCTCGGAGAAGCGCTAAGCCGCGGCGATTGGACCCGTCTGCCTCTCGCTGTCATCTCCGACGTGAGCCCAGACGTCATACGCACCATTGCTGACGCGATCATCAGCACCCGCGAAGGCTGA
- a CDS encoding lamin tail domain-containing protein: MPIFRPRVSVASVCAGALTLSGFAVAGVLAAQPAAAADPAGYQNVRINEVTSSNNDTVELYNAGSASVSISGWKMSDDSFSPQSFSPSASTIPAGGFVTFNSPKGLGDADKLVIYTPGGTVVDRVEWATDKAKPAMARCGGDGTGAWVTTTTAATFGAANAAGCPSSIPAASRVRINEVTSDGSDTVELYNGGTSAVSVGSWKYVDGDTSHSAATISSSSPSATSIPAGGYVTFNSTIGLGDNDSVFLLDSSGNTIDSVTWATDGAKPSDERCANGSGWFQTATTATFGGANSCTGSGGGTGGGTGQLLGGGGALTSGCTPEAPTGTGSSPAGTLAWPGGLDVTIADNVCAFITSTGPEGRDLSGLAFDPANPSVLWAAKNKNWLFKLVKSSGKWIPDPSWSATGKQLHFTGGTGQPDTEGLTVGANGHVYVTSERDNAANTVPKDTIMEFNPAAAGSTLTPLHQWDMTSQFPQLNTGSSADANLGFEGVGYVPDSWLTANGWKDPLTGAAYNPANYPLHGSGLFFAGLEWDGTLHVYGLNSDGTFTTFGAVATGKASVMDVLFDAGTQRVIAICDNTCGETHTLLKVDASGVIVPDVTYTNPAVMPIDNLEGFALAPTATCVNGFREAVWSDDGIYGFGAGTSSSGHALYSGTFPC; encoded by the coding sequence GTGCCTATTTTTCGCCCGCGTGTCAGCGTCGCCTCGGTGTGCGCCGGGGCACTGACCCTCTCTGGATTCGCCGTCGCCGGGGTGCTCGCCGCACAGCCCGCGGCCGCCGCCGACCCGGCCGGTTATCAGAACGTCCGGATCAACGAGGTCACCTCGTCGAACAACGACACAGTGGAGCTGTACAACGCCGGTTCGGCCTCGGTGAGTATCAGCGGCTGGAAGATGTCCGACGACAGCTTCTCGCCGCAGTCGTTCAGCCCCTCGGCCAGCACGATCCCGGCCGGCGGCTTCGTCACGTTCAACTCGCCCAAGGGGCTCGGCGACGCGGACAAGCTGGTGATCTATACGCCCGGCGGGACGGTGGTCGACCGGGTCGAGTGGGCCACCGACAAGGCGAAGCCGGCGATGGCGCGCTGCGGTGGCGACGGCACCGGCGCGTGGGTGACCACGACGACGGCGGCCACGTTCGGCGCCGCGAACGCGGCCGGCTGCCCCTCGTCGATTCCGGCGGCGAGCCGGGTGCGGATCAACGAGGTGACCTCAGACGGCTCCGACACCGTGGAGCTCTACAACGGTGGAACGAGCGCGGTCAGCGTCGGGTCGTGGAAGTACGTCGACGGCGACACCAGCCACTCCGCGGCGACGATCTCGTCCTCCTCGCCAAGCGCGACCAGCATCCCCGCGGGGGGCTACGTCACGTTCAACTCGACCATCGGCCTGGGGGACAACGACTCGGTGTTCCTGCTGGACAGCAGCGGCAACACGATCGACTCGGTGACCTGGGCGACCGACGGCGCGAAGCCGTCCGATGAGCGCTGCGCGAACGGTTCTGGCTGGTTCCAGACCGCCACGACCGCGACCTTCGGCGGCGCGAACTCCTGCACGGGCTCCGGCGGCGGTACCGGTGGCGGCACCGGTCAGCTGCTGGGCGGCGGCGGCGCGCTCACCAGCGGCTGCACCCCCGAGGCCCCCACCGGCACGGGCTCCAGCCCGGCGGGCACCCTGGCCTGGCCGGGTGGCCTCGACGTCACGATCGCCGACAACGTCTGCGCGTTCATCACGTCGACCGGTCCCGAGGGCCGCGATCTGAGCGGGCTGGCGTTCGATCCGGCGAACCCCTCCGTGCTGTGGGCGGCCAAGAACAAGAACTGGCTGTTCAAGCTGGTCAAGAGCAGCGGCAAGTGGATCCCGGACCCTTCGTGGAGCGCGACCGGGAAGCAGCTGCATTTCACAGGCGGCACCGGCCAGCCGGACACGGAGGGCCTGACGGTTGGCGCGAACGGCCACGTCTACGTGACGTCCGAGCGTGACAACGCCGCGAACACGGTCCCCAAGGACACGATCATGGAGTTCAACCCCGCGGCGGCCGGCTCGACGCTGACGCCGCTGCACCAGTGGGACATGACCTCGCAGTTCCCGCAGCTCAACACCGGTAGCAGCGCCGACGCCAACCTGGGCTTCGAGGGCGTCGGCTACGTGCCGGACAGCTGGCTGACGGCGAACGGCTGGAAGGACCCGCTCACCGGCGCCGCCTACAACCCGGCGAACTACCCGCTGCACGGTTCGGGCCTGTTCTTCGCCGGCCTGGAATGGGACGGCACGCTGCACGTATACGGACTGAACTCCGACGGCACGTTCACCACGTTCGGCGCGGTGGCGACCGGGAAGGCCTCCGTGATGGACGTGCTGTTCGACGCCGGAACGCAGCGCGTCATCGCGATCTGCGACAACACCTGCGGCGAGACGCACACCCTCCTGAAGGTCGACGCCAGCGGCGTGATCGTCCCGGACGTGACCTACACGAACCCGGCCGTCATGCCGATCGACAACCTCGAGGGCTTCGCGCTCGCGCCGACCGCGACCTGCGTCAACGGTTTCCGCGAGGCGGTCTGGTCCGACGACGGCATCTACGGCTTCGGTGCCGGCACATCCTCCTCCGGACACGCCCTCTACAGCGGCACCTTCCCCTGCTGA
- a CDS encoding dihydrofolate reductase family protein — MSDTTCHMSISLDGFVAGPDQSRQDPLGKRGRELHGWHMGDPRANDADRTATEWLMRPRGAYVMGRNMFGPIRGEWDEDWSGWWGPEPPYHAPVFVLTHHRHDPIPMDGGTTFHFVTDGFEAAYSAAREAAGGKGVDIAGGASTVRQALTAGVIDELTLDIAPVLLGSGERIFDGVESFGFEPAEVLHSPLTTHIRYRRAS; from the coding sequence GTGTCGGATACGACCTGCCACATGTCGATCTCGCTGGACGGCTTCGTCGCCGGGCCGGACCAGAGCAGGCAGGACCCACTGGGGAAGCGGGGGCGAGAGCTGCACGGCTGGCACATGGGGGATCCGCGCGCCAACGACGCCGACAGGACCGCGACCGAGTGGCTCATGCGTCCCCGGGGCGCGTATGTGATGGGGCGGAACATGTTCGGCCCGATCCGCGGGGAATGGGACGAGGACTGGTCTGGCTGGTGGGGACCCGAACCGCCGTATCACGCACCGGTCTTCGTGCTGACCCATCACCGCCATGATCCGATCCCGATGGACGGGGGGACGACGTTCCATTTCGTCACGGACGGCTTCGAGGCGGCCTACTCCGCGGCACGTGAGGCCGCCGGGGGCAAAGGGGTGGACATCGCCGGTGGCGCGTCCACCGTTCGACAGGCGCTGACCGCCGGCGTGATCGACGAGCTCACTCTCGACATCGCGCCCGTCCTGCTCGGTTCAGGCGAGCGCATCTTCGACGGTGTTGAGTCCTTCGGCTTCGAGCCCGCCGAGGTGCTTCACTCCCCGCTGACCACCCACATCCGCTACCGCCGCGCCAGCTGA